Below is a window of Cryptococcus neoformans var. neoformans JEC21 chromosome 12 sequence DNA.
GGTGAGTCAAGGCCAAATAGAGAGGTATTCCTGACAGAGCACAAGAGCAAGCGGATAAAGGGCGGAGAGGTTTGACGCACGGAGGCAAAagaaaggttgaagaagagagtcGTTGGGTGGCGAATCgcggaagtaaaataaGTCGGCCGCGTTATTATgggctcgacacaagcccctcgacggacattgaCTCGTCTCCGACTGGCGGGGACCGTCGGGGTGAATTTGGCCTTTTTCGACCATTTTCAAACGACCATTGTTTGTGCATATGGAGGTATCAAGGCATAACATTTCACAAGACGATACTGAAGAATCAAGTCTTTATTCCTAGGGATGAATATTTGACCTTTAAATATCCCAGTTTCATGCATAACGGTCATAAAGTTGGTGTTCATCTCaaatttgattccgttttCCCCACGTGGGTAAAAAAGAGCGGCAGGGGCCGGCTCACTTCCATCACAAATTTGGTTCCGCCCGTTAAAATCATTACACACGATTACAACTTGTTACAAATGCTAGATCCGCCAGAAATATAAAGATGCACAAAAGCCAGTTCGATCGGCTTGACGAAGAAAGAACGATAGTCATTAAAATACATCATGCTGATTTATTGTTACAGTCCCGGAAATAACTTGTTTATGAAAAAGTAAATCTAAAAATGTCAGGTATCATCCTTAATGGCAAAATAATGTCCTCAAtccctctttcttcgcttccgtccttccccttcagTCTGACTCTGCGCtgccttctccctcttccattgCTCCTCTGCCGTCTCCacccctctcttcttcacgtTCTCAACTCTATTAATCCAATCAAGCAACCACCTTGAGACTTTGGTGTTGGCGAAAACATTGCCCACAAAAACGTCATGAAGCTCTTGGCGCAAGTCGCCTATTGATTGTGCGAGTTGGGAGTATGAAAGTTGATGCATgtggacgaagatgaggaagggaatGAACCATGATTCTGTAAGTGGCGAGAACGTATACAGGGTCAGTAAGGGATGCtatgaggaagacgatggaTGGGGAAAGGGACGGACCGACGGGAGCGACACGTCTGGATATTGTATCGAATGCGGCAGCATAATACCGCTGAGCAATGACGAGCCATATTGACATGGCCATATCCACTTCATCCATTAAACGTGGATCAGGCTATACTCATGCACATCAAATCAGCGACACACAGTCACAAAATCATGTAGAAAAGAAGACTTACAGGTATATTCGCCTCAAGAAGTCCCTTCAAAGACATCCAGCCCGTCGATGATgattcccttccttcctttttacATTTGGCCAGATAAACAAACCCGACCACATTCTGGAAACTTTTCGCTCGCTTGATATCCCACGAGAGGAGGTCACCTAATGTATTGGGGGCGGTGATGtatttcttctccagcttgGAACACCACTGTGCCCAAGGGGAGGAGACTGCCTGGAGTTTTTCGGCGGAAGAGAGAGCGACACCTAGCTGGACACGTTCTATAAAAGCATTGTCATGTCAGCAACACAAACCTTACAGCCGGAGAACAGACAGCAGAAACGCACGGAAGATATCCCTCTGCTGTTCATCTCCCAATTCTTTATACGTCACCGCCGGTAAATTCACTTGTTCAAAATGTCTCCGTAAGGGCATTGGTAACagctttctttttcccgGCCCGTCCTTGAACCAAAGTTTTTCCTTGGTACCTGGTGAGATAAAAGGGATTTCGCCGTCCATGAAGCGTACGATGGATGTACACCGCTGCTTTCCGTCTATGCAGACCATTTTTTCGTTTATAAGTCGGAGATTGTTATGAGAGAAGATTAATGGGGGTACATAATATTTCTGCAGGAtgtgaaagggaaagaaagagcaGAACTGTTAGGTATGTGTATATCTCAATCTGATTAGGAGAGGAGTAGGGGCGTACCAGCATGACACTTTGGATTAGGCATATCatctttgttgttgtccAGACCACGTCTCGTTGATAATCAGGCGACAGATCTATATAATCACTCTTGATCAAGTCTGCACAACCATCTCGTCAGCGCTCTCCTGTTAGTCTCCTCACGACACTGGCCGGGGGGCACAGATCCGTGGATCACCAGATGGGATAGGAGTGGCAAAGAGAGAACCCATCATAAAGCTTTTTCGTATCCATAACCTGATGTACAGGCGCTTCCAGCTCTCCTTTTGTGATCTTGTGAATATAGTCCTGGAGGGCAACAggatcatcttcccccGGTTGGGGGGACGGTGTCGGAGAGCCGTACGAGGCGAGTTCGTCGAGGAGGGAGTCTGAATCGCCTGGAGACGGCGGGTATGCCTCTGGCATCTGGTATTCTGAAAGTGTGACAGGTGCTGATGGCGATACGTGGGGGAAATAAATGGGCgaatgaagaatggatgGTTTCAAGATTTAGTAGTAAATAAGCCGTGAAAGACAACAAATACGTAATGAAGCAGACGATGATATGTTTATTCTTCTTTATTTTATTGCTCCTTCCGCCGAGCAGCGAGCGGCAGTTATTGCCCCACTCTATCTTCACAGGCCAATAACATGCATGGCACCCAAAAATGACTGGTGATGTTTTACAACGATAGGAAGCAAAAATAGATCTCCAAAGCTACTATGgtaattttttttttgctccTCTATACACATTAAGACTTTGAATCACTCCTTTTGCCGCAAGTTGCCACCCTCCACTTCCCACTTCGTACCGCGACAGGAAGGGTGCCAACAAAACTGTCTAATTTTCCACCTCTTTTTCGCAATCCACTACACTGAGCCGAGCCATATTTCTACTCATCGTCACTCTCACCATCACTCATACTCTCCTTGAGCATCTCTAGCAACTCATGCGCCTCACTCAACTGCGCCACGAGAATCGCCTGACCTTCGGGTATACTTCCATCGTCCGCATAAAACTTGCCGTCCTTGCGGAGCGAGTCAATCTGGTGCAGGGCGAGGTGGTAAGGGTAAAGATCGCGCGCGGTGTAGGGCCCGCCGTATTTGAGGACTTCGTTGAGACATTTCTTGATTGTGGAGAGTTTGTTTGCCTGATAAGTTGAAAAGCGAGATAAAAAGGTTAGCTTGATGTGAGTTGGGAAATAGGAGGGGACTTGCGATGGGTAAGAGTTCTTCCGAAATGGGTTCGGATTCAGACATGAGGCGGTAGATGAGACCGTAACATCGTCGGAGGAGGAACATGAGTGCCTGGACCAAAACGTTTAGCATACTTGCTGATCCAGTAAGTAATGAATAGACTAACATATTGGCCTTCGGCCTTGTTACCGTCGGCATCGACAAACTTGCCGTCTACTCGCATAGCGTCAATCTCTCGGAGAGCCATTGCATAGCTGCATTGGGTTAGCTTTTGTTAAAGAAAaggtggtgaggatgaatgACCTACTTGTAAAGATCAGTCTCTCTCAGCGTCCATCGATGTGTCAGTGCTGCAAGAACGGGGTTAGCAAAACTTGAATCATACCCGACCTGTACTCACTCATTTGATCCAGCTGATTCTTCATCTGCGATAACCGATCATAGATGGGCTTCAAACTCGGCccaacttcctcctccgcctccctCGCCTTGATATCCTGCGTAATCTCGAAGCAGGTTTCTAGCAAACCGGAAAGCAACGCCTGTCCCTCTGGTACACTCGACCCGCCCGGACCTAGAAACTTGCCGTCCACCCGTTTGGAGTCAGTCTTGCGCAGTTCTTCGAGTATAGCCTTGTATTCGGCCTTGTTGGGTTTCGGTTCGGCAGCGAGGGCTGCGAGTTCTTTACGGAGTTGGACGAGGCGTTGGTGGATAGGGACGAGTTCGACGGATAGGACGGTGAGTGATTGGAAAAGTTCGTCTAGTTGGCGTTCTAAAAGAGTTTTCggatgagaagatggacGAAAATACTTTAGGAATCAAAGGGAGGAGACTTACCGACACCTTCCAGTTTACGAATCATCAGTCGTACAATGGGTTCAGGATGCTTGCCTTCCAGAGAGTCTTGCTTGATAACCGATCGCAACTGGTCTAGACGTTCTCGGAAAGGAATGAGGAACTGTTCAGTGTACGCCCCTGATTCATCCATGTGCGATAAGATTTGCTGCAAAAGTTGCTTAGCAAAGTAACCAAGAGGCATATCGGCTGGACGGAGATGCTTACTCGCATGGACGCAATCTGGCAATAGATCGCCGGCGTCTCCCTGCTCTTTCCGAccgtcaagaagaagagactcaGCAGGCCGAACACATCGGCTAGAAGCTGATCGACTCGATTAGCCTctggtggaggcggcggcTTTGTGGACGAGCCGGGAGCAGGGTTGAGTGCAGAGTGTgattgctgctgctcgTCGCGGATAGCATTGAGGCGCGTGATCTGTTTCACGACCGAGTTGTAAATGGGCATGACATCTGGGGCGCGGATGAATTTGGTGGTGTCCTGCGGCAAGATGTGAGTTGCGAGGCCTGTGAAGGAGGGCAAAGGCGGCATACCTTTTTGAGGGCGGTGAGCCTGTTGCGGATGTTTATGAGTGCTTCGAGGACAGGGAGTTCTTCCTGCGGGGGTGAGTCCTGGGTGGCTTTGTGAGAGACTCACCTGCGGGACTGGGACCATAGTTGTAGACATTGGAGAAGTGTTATGGTACTGAGAATGCCGTTGCAAATAAAGCCAGTCTTGTCCAAGGACCGAACGAGCGACTCGCGGCTCGGGAAACGCCCGGCGTGCCTAATCCCAATCCCGGCGCCCTATGACGACACTGCCTCACCCGCAAACCCCGAAATGCCGTGGCTGCAGGCGCGGCTCCTGCCCGGTCCCTCTGGCGGGCGCGGTGGACGGACCCTCTCCCTCGCTCGCTCACTCACCGCCCTTCCCCGCATAGCCACTTGcgtccttccttccttccttcttccatcttccacccgcatccatctcccactCTAGCTGACTCAACCACTCTCAACCCAGTGAgtactcttccttcctccctcccctctctcttcccgccACCCTTCCAACCTCTGCCGACAAACACTCCACCCGTCGCCCAACCACAACACCCCATTTCCCACCTTTCTCTACTCGTCCCCTTGGATCCCACCGCCGTCTCCTTTGTCCACGCCTTGCGCGTTCGCACCGCCGTCTCTCCTGCCTCGTGCTATAAAGAACAGCTAAAGCTGACGTCGTCTCGCCGCATTGTTCTCTGTCCCCGCACCTGGCAACCGCCTGTTATTactccatccatccttttGTTGTCCACGCGTACAAAACAGTCCTTCTAACACATTCTAATCAACGTGAGTGCATGTTTCAGTTGTACGGCTGCGGAGAGGCgggcgaggatggaggaCGAGCACCATACCGGGAACGACGCGCATTCCCCATTCCCCACCGCACCCTTTCCGCGTCCGTGCGATCGACAGCTGGATGTTGTGCGACTCTACCCAGACATTCCATCCACATCTATACCGCTCAGGCCGGTCATGCCCGGCTGCAGTACACGCGGTCTGCAGCGTAAAAACATGAATATCCGGTATGGTCGCGCGATACGCACTAGTAGAGGCCTATCGCTACGGGATATGTGGCGCGCGCAGCCCATGTGGGACGATGTTATGGGGAAAcggtctcttctttttcattcTTCGCCATCCGCTGCCTCTTATCTCTCGTGTTGCCATGTGATGCTAACCAGACGCATTGATATgctctcctttccactttTTACCTGTTGCCGCGCTCCACACTATTCATCATCCAGATGTCTAACCGAGAAGACTCTGTCTACCTTGCCAAGCTCGCCGAGCAGGCTGAGCGATACGAGGGTACGTTTTATCACTCTACGACACTTGTGTCGACGCACTGACGCGCTTTTAGAAATGGTCGAGAACATGAAGTCTGTCGCCTCTTCCGACCAGGAGCTCACCGTCGAGGAGCGTAATCTCCTTTCCGTTGCCTACAAGAACGTTATCGGTGCCCGCCGAGCTTCCTGGCGAATCGTCTCCTCCATCgagcagaaggaggagtcCAAGGGTAACGAGGCTCAGGTGGCCATGATCAAGGCCTACagggagaagattgaggctGAGCTTGCCAAGATCTGCGAGGACATTCTTGAGGTTCTCGACAAGCACCTTATCCCTTCTGCCGCTTCTGGCGAGTCCAAGGTCTTTTACCACAAGATGTAGGTATTTTTTGAGCGTGTTCAAGATAAACTATGGCTGACTGTTTATAGGATGGGAGATTACCACCGATACCTTGCCGAGTTTGCTACCGGCGACAAGCGAAAGGACTCTGCCGACAAGTCTCTCGAGGCTTACAAGGCTGCTTCCGACGTTGCCGTTACCGAGCTTCCCCCTACGCACCCCATCCGACTCGGTTTGGCCCTCAACTTCTCCGTCTTTTAGTAGGTTGTTTTGCGTAGTGCAGGAAGGTGCGCGGGCTAACCCGTGGAACAGCTACGAGATCCTCAACTCCCCCGACAGGGCTTGCCACCTTGCCAAACAGGCTTTCGACGACGCCATTGCCGAGCTCGACACCCTTTCCGAGGAATCCTACAAGTGCGTATCAAGGCATGGCGAAAATAAACGGGgctgactttttttttcaggGACTCTACCCTCATCATGCAGCTTCTTAGGGACAACCTTACTCTCTGGACTTCTGACATGAACGAGCCTGGTTAGTAGATTGGTTGTTTACATTTAGAAACCCGCTGACACTGTTGTCAAACTtgcagagaaggaagagaagccCGAGGAAACAaagcaggaggaggttgCCCCCGCGGCTTAGACGAGTTTTGTAGATAGTTGAGAGAAGCTCAGATATTCCGCCGCTATTATCGTTCGGGTGTTATGGGGCACACTTCTTTTTTATTGACTCGTTTGCGAAATATTTAAACCACACCACACCATCCCCTCAACAATTAagctcttttttttctgtgATCATGAATTCGCTTTACTTTTGCGCATGTGGTGTGGGCGGGGAGGGGATAGTTGTTACTttcttgatgatgaaatcGCGTGCATGGAGATGAAATCGAGTGCGGAGAAGTGGGCAGTTTAATCATGTGTGGTGCATAACAAGTCGGAGCGTCTACAAGCCCTTTTGCGCATCCTCGGGCACCTGGTACACCTTGAGCCAGCCCTCCCAGCGATCTCTCCATGTCGCAGGTGTCTCTGGCTTGACAatctcccatccttcctcgCTGCCCTTCCACCTGAGCTCCTTTTTCAGCCTCTCCGCCTGGATATCCTGGATCCGCTCCACCTTGTtggcctttttctcctcctcggtcATCTCGCGGTCGCCATTCTCGTACGCCCTCGCCAGGTCGATACGGGACTTGATCGCCTCGTAGTACTCTGTCCGCGACTTTTGGAGCCGCTCGGGCAGCTGCCTGGCCGTCTTGTTGTACCAgctctcgctcttctcttcccagtGCTCTGCGTCCTCCCTGTGCATGTCCCTGGTGGGGCCCTCGATGAGGGCGAGCGCAGACTGTGCGCCTTGCCGCACTTTGGCGCGTTcgttgaagaagtcgaGGATCATGTACGGCAGCTGGAGGAAGCCGAGGTGGTTCGTGAacgggaggaggaggagggggggagTGGGCGGGAGCGGGGAGGGCGGGGTGTGGAGGTGGGCGGGGATGGCGGGAGCGCCGGGGGTGACGGGCGCGGGGCGGGCGAGGAAGCCAAAGTTGGATTTGGGGACGGCGTCGGCGGTGGGCTCGACGACGGTCTCGGCGGTCTCGACGGCGGGCTCGACGGGCGACTCGACTGACTCAAACACCCCGTCGCCCGCCAacgtcttctccacctccgtCTCCCACGCCCACTCGTCCACGCCGCACTCCCAGCCCCTCCGCAGCCCCTCCAGGTACTCCTTCAGGCTCGCCCGCCCGACGACCACCACGCCGCTCTCCACCTCCCGCCGCTTCGCCTCTGCCGGGTCCAGCACgccggggagagagagcGGCGTCGCGGTGGGCGCGAGGCCGAGTGCTTGGCGGCGCTGCAGCAGGATCGCGGCGTGCAGCTGGCGGGTTATCGAGCCGTGCAGAGGGACAGACGGCAGCGTGTAGTCTATGCCGGCAGCGACGAGGTAAGGCTGCGCGAGAGATCGTTCAGcgccttcttttccccttcccaaGCACGGCCACACAGCACTCACCTTGACATACTTGCGGAAATACCGCCCAGCTCGGTCGGCATCGTCGTCCCCTCCCCACCTCCCAGCCCAGACCACGACCCGCCTCGGCTCACCGAGACTCCCACCAGGCATCGGCTCCCGCCCGTACTTCTCCACAcgctccaccacctcttGCTTGATCCGCTTGCATTCCGCGCGGTCGTAGTAGTAGGCGTACGAGAGCGACAGGGAGACGGACCAGAAGACGAGCCAGTTGCGTGAGGGAAGACGGGGTTTCCACAGAAGCACGCCGTGCGGGATACCGGTGTGCGCGAGGGCTGAGCGGAAGCCTGTAAGCTCTGCTGGCGCGGGTTTGCGTGCGCCGGGTGTCAGGTCAGCCATCGTTTGTTGCGCTTTTTTGGTGCTTTGCGACGAAGAAAATGTGTTTTGCCGACGACGAAAAAAGTTGATCAACGTAACGTACGAGCAGAGGAATTTTCCAAAATACAAaatacaaaaaaaaaacgctTTCGCGCGCAAGTCCCCCGAGACGTATCTGTCTTCAAACTCGATGTATCCTATCTTTTTGGCAATGCATTGATTCTACAGACTATATCAGATCCTTTTCTAATTTTCATCTCAATTTGCGTCTTTGaaaatcttctccttttcgtCTTGTTTCCGTAGTTACACCCATTCCCGTGCGTTCATGCAAGATACCTCACCGCCAACGTCTTCGCGATAGCCTCTATCGCGACAAGAAGACATGgaacaaggaaaagaattTGGATCCTTGAGACTCTCGATTCGTTCGTCAGAAAACCATCAAACGTAGAAACAATCCCGAGTGTCATCCTGTCCTATCACTTTTCTTCTCGCTCGCCTTCTGGCCAAAAGATCTGAACGTGGGAGAATTGAAAACCCCCTAGACCCATCTCTTACGAGCCGCTGACCCAGCCTTGTCCCTGCCCGAAACCCCTCGTGCCATCCCATATCCCTTGCCCTGccccatcccttccactTGCGGGTACTACTCCACCCACTCCACTGATCCCACCCGCCCCCGCGGGCGTCGCTGCACCTCCACCAAACACTCCAGGCCGCATATAATACGGTACTGCTGCCTCCCCTTCACTCTTGGGTACAGGCAACGGGACATTGGACATGCCCATGCCCATGCCTGTACCCCCCATATTCATGTTGGACAAGCCCCCCCAAGTCCCCGAAGGGTTGGCCGACGGTCCGCGCGGTTGACGCGTAGGGTGTTGGACTTGGACGGGGGTCTGTCGCGCTGGCGATTCATGGTGGAGCTTGGGGATAGAGGGGGGCCGGTGTGTCAGGTTTGGAGGCGCAACGGCTCCAGGCGAAGAGCGGGGGAAAGTGGCTTGGGCCTGGAGAGTAGCAGAAGCAGTGGATAACCCCATGTGCTGGATCGGCACAGGCgcttgaggttgaggctGATGCATCTGCGTCGCCAAAGGTTGAGCAATCTGAGGTGCTTGAGGGATTCCGAAaccaggaggaggaggagggccTTGGGAAGCAACGGAACCTTGCTGACCTTCATCACCCCCTACCCAACCCATACCTGGGCCTGTGCCAGCGCCACTACCAGCTCTCCTTGCGCGACCTTGCTGGCTTTCTTCACGAGTCATAGTCCAAATACTATTCCCCTGAGGTCCcatgaagagagaaggtaCCTGGCCGGGATTCTTGGCTTGTCCAGAATGCTGTACAGGCCGTACAGATTGCGGAACAGGGGCTGGGCCGAGTATAGGCAGGCCGGGGGGCATTTGCGTATTatggggagaaggaataCCAGCACTAGGTCCGCTCATGTTTCTGTTCATGCCGGGAAATCCAGTCTGAGTATAAGACGGGGACTGATGGGCATACGGTGAAGAAGCTACAAGAGCAGGCGAATTGTTGCCCGACGAGTGCGCCAGGGGCGGGGTAGACTGTAGGAGATCTTGTAAAAGATCCATGGCTGTTTGGCTTTGCTGATGTTGAAGGCGGTGCTTGGGAGGAGGGACCATTGGGGCCGGGAGCTGAGCAGGAATGGTTTGGACCTGCTGGTATACGCTGGTATCCACCGCATTCTCCCTTCCACGGCTCCACACAATaacctcctcgtcatcctcgtcttcctcaccaACACTCTCAACGCCAAGACTTGCACGCATAGCGAGGTTGACCGGATCATCCTCAGTGTTGGTCGAGATTGACTGCAGATCATGTTCCCTTTCATGTTCTTCCACCCGCGGCACGTTTGGTAACTCTGTTGCTTCGGGGATGGCAAAGGTTCCGGTGGTAAAGGTATGAAGAGGATCAGTAAACCCCAAACTCTGACCGATCAACAACCCGTCCACTTGTATATCCCCCAACCTCATCAGATGCTCCTCATTCGGGTGTacctccctcccctcttGTCCACCATCCACATCTCCCTCTGCATCCGCTGAATCCGTCGCCGAGGTCGCACCAGCTGCAAAAGAGTCCATATCAGCTGTCTTGCCCTTTTGGAGAGGCGCGAATCCTCGCATATCaatatcttcttccagaggCCTCGTGATCGATGGAAGACGTTCAAGAATGAAGAGtctggaagaggattggAAAAAGGCGTTGTAAGTGTTCCAGAAAGAGGATATCGCCGCCCTGAGCTCCGGCGAAGAGACTTGATCGTTGCTTGATGGCGATGCGAGACCAGAGAGGTAGGTAGTGTTTAGCTTGAGCCATTTGGAGATGATACgcagggaaggaaggatacGTCGCAAGACGGCGGAAATCAGTTGCGGCATCTCATCCGTttccagttcttcttcatcttcatcatccaacaATGCACTATCTTCCAAACCTCTTCGCAAGCTCGCTCTAGCCTCGTCGATCTCTTCGCGCGCGATTTCCAGATAGATCTTCCATACTCCTAACGCGACCTCGAGCGTCTTGCCTTCGGCTTCGAAGGAACGTTTGAGTAAATTTGGGTCTTGCTCCAGGCCAGAGGTGGAGCGGGCGCGGAAGTGAGAgccgaggaggatggaagtgAGCTGAACAATAGACTCGGTGGGGAGCCGTCGTTCAGATAAAAAATCTTTCAGCGAAGTGAGGAGAGGTGGGAGAATAGTCGGGATGTATGTGAATCTGTAATCTTGTCAACATGTGTCCAACGAAACGGAAACAGGCGGCTCACCCAGCTTTAAGATAGAGGATTGCCATGAGCAcaaccatctcctctttccactttTCCACACCATCTCCCACttcaccaccttcttcgccgtcaccgtcttttctctttgCTCGCCACTTGTCAAAGATTCTACCGAAGAATCTCTGCAAGATTCCGTCGGCGCCTTGGAAAGCATTCTTGACTGCGAGAGCACGATAGTAGTAGTACGTGGTGGAATAGTCGTTGTGGACGTATGTCGAGATGACTGCGAGCTGATTCCATGCCGCACCTTTTATACATTGTCAGTTCATGAACCAAGTTGTAAAGAGGAAGCAACAAACCATCGTCAGGCATCAAGCGCCAAGCTGCCAAGTAATACTTCTCAGCGACTTCAAATTTATCCGCTTGCCTCTCTCGCTCCTGCGCATGGCGGTTATTGTTGACAGGCTGTTTGTATTGCTTCTTGTACCGTTCCAAGTCACCTAGGCAGATCAGGCCCTTGTAGAGTAAGGGaatcttgtccttcttctcttgcaACGAGGCAAATCGCGCGGCGTATGACGACGATTCATCTTCGCCGCTGTCATTAGTGGGCATGTACTCTGTTGGGAGCTTGACGGCCTTGAGAGTCTCATCTACGCCTGAAATTTCACCTAGATTGTAGAAACGTACGAGCCGAGCGGCGAGCGAACGATAGAACGTCTCTTCACTAGCGAGCACCTGTCTGAACCTCGTAAgcgccttcttcagctcCGAGTTacctccgcctcctcctcctcgtcgaccCTTGCTGCCCCCGTTGCTATTCGAGGCAGCAGGTGGGAAACGTTCTAACCGGGAGATGAGGTCGCGGTAAGCCTGGATAAGGACGTATGTGGTGTGAAGCCACAGCGAGTCGAGGGATTGCGAATACGGTGAGAATgggtgggagaagaggagcgTGAGATGGGCGTTACGACATCTTCCAGCGCATGCATGTTAGCTGGATGGGTTTGGTTGCAAGAGGCAAAGACTGACTGCTGGCGATGGAGCTCTACTTCTTTACTCCATGGCGGCTGCGACC
It encodes the following:
- a CDS encoding 14-3-3 protein, putative yields the protein MSNREDSVYLAKLAEQAERYEEMVENMKSVASSDQELTVEERNLLSVAYKNVIGARRASWRIVSSIEQKEESKGNEAQVAMIKAYREKIEAELAKICEDILEVLDKHLIPSAASGESKVFYHKMMGDYHRYLAEFATGDKRKDSADKSLEAYKAASDVAVTELPPTHPIRLGLALNFSVFYYEILNSPDRACHLAKQAFDDAIAELDTLSEESYKDSTLIMQLLRDNLTLWTSDMNEPEKEEKPEETKQEEVAPAA